The DNA region TTTTCCGTGCTGTCGAGCGGCTCGACGGGCAATGCGACCATTGTCCGCAACGAGGATACGACACTGCTGATTGATGCGGGCTTAAGCGCCCGGCGCATCGATGAGCTGCTCAAGGAACGTGATATGATGGGAGAAGAAATCGACGGTATTTTGGTAACGCATGAGCATTCCGACCATATTAAAGGACTCGGGGCAGTCGCGCGCAAATACAATCTGCCGATCTATGCCAATGAGAAGACTTGGGAAGCGATGAGCAAATCGCTTGGAAAAATTGCCGAAGAGAACCGGATTGTGCTGGAGAGTCATGAGGTGAAAGATTTCGGAACGCTGCGGGTTGAGCCGTTCGAAATTTCCCATGACGCTGCGGCACCGGTCGGTTACTGCTTCTATGACGGCGATGAGAAGCTTGGTGTTGCGACAGACCTTGGATATGTGAGCGATAAAGTGAAAAAAGCGCTGGACGGGTCGGATGTGCTGGTACTGGAGGCGAATCACGATATCGAAATGCTGCGTATGGGCCGCTACCCATGGAACACGAAGCGCCGGATTCTCGGCGACATGGGCCATCTGTCCAACAATTCGGCCGGTGAGGCGCTGAGCGAGCTGCTGACAGGGGATACGAAGCGGGCGTATCTGGCGCATCTCAGTCTGGATCATAACATGATGGATCTGGCTAAAATGACCGTGCGCGATACGATGGAAGACCGCGGCTGCTTCTTCAAGGACAGCGAGTTTAAGCTGTGCGATACCTATTATGACCGCTCGACCCCTTGGGATAAGGTAGGCGATTAGTAAGGCCTGTGGGGCACAGGAACTGCGCAAGCGGTTGGACAGTTGGGTGTGTTGGTATATGCAGTGGTGTGTTTCACGTATATACAGCGGTGCGTTTTTCGTATATGCAGCGGCGAACGGGTATAGTTGCGTTTCGTTTGGGGCGCAGTATAATGAGCGAATCGGCAATTGCTTCAATAGGCCGCACATTACATTAGGACGGGTAATCCTGATGGACCGCCGAGCCGGAGAAATGCCGGGCGTGGAGGGCAAGGAGCTGGCTGGACGCGATAACATAAGAGAAGGCTGCTTCCGTCACGTGGATTGTGACAGAGGCAGCCTGTTTGCTTTTTGCCATTAAGCGCAAAAGATGCAACGGCGTTAACGTCATATGCCCATGCCCT from Paenibacillus ihbetae includes:
- a CDS encoding MBL fold metallo-hydrolase, with amino-acid sequence MGISFSVLSSGSTGNATIVRNEDTTLLIDAGLSARRIDELLKERDMMGEEIDGILVTHEHSDHIKGLGAVARKYNLPIYANEKTWEAMSKSLGKIAEENRIVLESHEVKDFGTLRVEPFEISHDAAAPVGYCFYDGDEKLGVATDLGYVSDKVKKALDGSDVLVLEANHDIEMLRMGRYPWNTKRRILGDMGHLSNNSAGEALSELLTGDTKRAYLAHLSLDHNMMDLAKMTVRDTMEDRGCFFKDSEFKLCDTYYDRSTPWDKVGD